The following coding sequences are from one Leptolyngbya sp. NIES-3755 window:
- a CDS encoding phospho-2-dehydro-3-deoxyheptonate aldolase (similar to AA sequence:cyanobase_aa:LBDG_45560), with protein MIVVMKVGSPEAEIARLTEEFTSWGLSPEKIVGKHKVVIGLVGETAAMDPLQIQESSSWIEQVLRVEQPFKRASREYRHGEASEVPVSTPNGVVYIGEHHPIVTVAGPCSVENEEMIIETARRVKTAGAQFLRGGAYKPRTSPYAFQGHGESALGLLAAAREATGLGIITELMDAADLELLAEVADVIQIGARNMQNFSLLKKVGAQDKPILLKRGMAATIEDWLMAAEYILAAGNPNVILCERGIRTFDRQYARNTLDLSAIPVLRTLTHLPIMIDPSHGTGRAEYVPAMAMASIAAGTDSLMIEVHPNPKKALSDGPQSLTPDAFDELMKQLAIVGKPLGRWTEQRQPVGV; from the coding sequence ATGATTGTGGTTATGAAAGTCGGCTCCCCGGAAGCCGAGATTGCCCGCCTTACTGAAGAGTTCACAAGCTGGGGTCTCAGCCCTGAGAAAATTGTCGGAAAACACAAAGTAGTCATCGGCTTGGTGGGTGAAACCGCTGCGATGGACCCGCTTCAGATTCAAGAGTCCAGCAGTTGGATTGAACAAGTGTTGCGAGTGGAACAACCGTTCAAACGCGCCAGCCGCGAGTATCGTCACGGAGAAGCCAGCGAAGTCCCAGTCTCGACTCCGAATGGTGTGGTTTACATCGGAGAACATCACCCGATCGTGACGGTAGCAGGTCCTTGCTCAGTCGAAAATGAGGAAATGATCATCGAAACGGCTCGTCGTGTGAAAACGGCAGGTGCACAATTTCTCAGAGGGGGTGCATACAAGCCTCGAACTTCTCCCTACGCTTTCCAAGGACACGGAGAAAGCGCTCTCGGATTGTTAGCAGCAGCTCGTGAAGCAACTGGACTGGGGATCATCACCGAATTGATGGATGCCGCAGATTTGGAACTGTTGGCGGAAGTCGCTGACGTGATTCAGATCGGAGCGCGGAATATGCAAAACTTCTCGCTGCTCAAAAAAGTGGGAGCACAAGACAAGCCGATTCTGCTCAAGCGCGGAATGGCAGCGACGATCGAGGATTGGCTAATGGCAGCAGAATACATTCTCGCAGCCGGAAACCCGAACGTCATTCTCTGTGAGCGCGGCATTCGGACGTTCGATCGACAATATGCCCGCAACACGCTCGATCTTTCAGCAATCCCAGTTCTCAGAACGTTGACTCACTTGCCGATCATGATTGATCCAAGTCACGGAACTGGACGTGCTGAGTATGTTCCTGCAATGGCAATGGCATCGATCGCTGCTGGAACCGATTCGCTGATGATAGAAGTTCACCCGAATCCGAAGAAAGCGCTTTCTGATGGACCACAATCACTCACTCCGGATGCGTTCGATGAATTGATGAAACAATTAGCGATCGTCGGTAAGCCACTCGGTCGTTGGACTGAACAACGGCAACCTGTTGGAGTTTAG
- a CDS encoding GatB/Yqey (similar to AA sequence:cyanobase_aa:LBDG_42700), with the protein MSLKDRITEEIKTAMKSQDKVRLETLRSIKKVLLEKEVSVRPSGQTELTEEQEIEALSQIAKQRRDSIEQYTNANRKDLADKEATELAIIETFLPAQMSDAEVESAIEQIIAQVGATSAKDMGKVMGPVMQQLKGKADGKKVQSIVKAKLGG; encoded by the coding sequence ATGAGCCTGAAAGACCGCATTACCGAAGAGATTAAAACCGCGATGAAGTCTCAGGATAAGGTGCGGTTGGAGACGCTGCGAAGCATCAAGAAGGTGCTGCTCGAAAAAGAAGTGAGTGTGCGCCCGTCAGGTCAAACGGAATTAACCGAGGAGCAGGAGATCGAGGCGTTGTCTCAGATTGCGAAACAGCGCCGGGACTCGATCGAGCAATACACCAATGCGAATCGCAAAGATTTAGCCGATAAAGAAGCGACAGAGTTAGCAATTATCGAGACGTTTCTGCCTGCTCAGATGTCAGATGCAGAAGTAGAAAGCGCGATCGAGCAAATCATCGCTCAAGTGGGGGCGACTTCCGCGAAGGATATGGGCAAGGTGATGGGTCCTGTGATGCAGCAGTTGAAAGGCAAGGCGGACGGGAAGAAAGTTCAATCGATCGTCAAGGCAAAATTGGGCGGTTAA
- a CDS encoding hypothetical protein (hypothetical protein MC7420_1722;~similar to AA sequence:cyanobase_aa:LBDG_42660) has product MSSSASKSQSKSISVQAIVFAEILLAVAALLFFLLFSVPDPGQARPDWYSYGASAFEIIAFFSASLLCFRNWNSPQIVSGRRVWLGIGLGMLCYGMGTILFTFWETYLGREADVSLGDFFYVPTYLFLSWGMIMAFADRRLNLDLWQWVTVGAIAAVSIAFATWLTLKPDTPSSFLFGEPAIAQTAPTKPTPRATISPTVRPSPVITPAATPKPAPVVEEKKPEPVKVDNAPEWVKSVEETLAPLKPFLDYFYVLADVFILIIATTLLLAFWGGRFSQSWRMIAAAAFCLYIADMWFKYATTRLENYQSGGLVEIFWIFSGVLFGIGAALEYDLSRSRRSGSRRRA; this is encoded by the coding sequence ATGAGCAGTTCAGCGAGTAAATCTCAATCAAAATCCATTTCCGTTCAAGCGATCGTCTTTGCAGAAATTCTGTTAGCCGTCGCTGCTTTATTGTTTTTCCTACTCTTTAGCGTTCCTGACCCCGGACAAGCTCGCCCCGATTGGTATTCGTATGGTGCGTCCGCTTTTGAGATTATTGCGTTCTTCAGCGCGTCTTTGTTGTGCTTCAGAAATTGGAATAGCCCTCAAATTGTCAGCGGTCGCCGCGTCTGGTTAGGAATTGGACTCGGAATGCTCTGTTATGGCATGGGAACAATTCTATTTACCTTCTGGGAAACGTACTTGGGACGCGAAGCCGATGTTTCTCTGGGTGATTTCTTTTATGTGCCTACTTATCTCTTCTTGTCCTGGGGGATGATTATGGCGTTTGCCGATCGACGTTTAAATCTCGATCTTTGGCAATGGGTGACGGTAGGAGCGATCGCGGCTGTCAGTATCGCATTTGCAACTTGGTTAACTCTGAAGCCTGACACGCCAAGTTCATTCTTGTTTGGTGAACCTGCGATCGCTCAAACGGCTCCCACTAAGCCCACTCCTAGAGCAACGATTTCACCGACCGTTCGACCTTCTCCAGTTATTACGCCTGCGGCAACTCCGAAGCCTGCTCCTGTCGTTGAAGAGAAGAAACCTGAACCCGTCAAAGTCGATAATGCTCCAGAATGGGTGAAATCAGTCGAAGAAACACTCGCACCGCTCAAACCGTTCCTCGATTACTTCTACGTGCTTGCAGACGTTTTCATTCTGATTATTGCGACCACGTTGCTCTTAGCATTTTGGGGTGGACGATTCTCTCAATCCTGGCGGATGATTGCTGCGGCTGCGTTCTGTCTCTACATTGCCGATATGTGGTTCAAATACGCGACCACTCGACTTGAGAACTATCAGAGCGGTGGACTGGTTGAAATCTTCTGGATTTTCAGTGGTGTTCTCTTTGGAATTGGAGCAGCACTGGAATACGATCTCAGTCGATCGCGTCGGAGTGGATCGCGCCGTCGGGCATGA
- a CDS encoding hypothetical protein (similar to AA sequence:cyanobase_aa:LBDG_42670) — protein sequence MSRLTDTDKTKIIDSYRNTGETTLTLAEQYGVSNTTISRILKSSLSAEEYESLIQQKRSASRGGAKTATIETPAVQGNLLETPKPEPPKIEEPVVSSKPEPPRRVRKRSSAVEEAPPVEEVAQVVEAIAEDFKPTPSEMLDEDDEDDLDDDLDDLDSLDEDDDDDEPAILPSIQLSAAEFIRVLPIAEAAIPRTCYLVVDRSAELVARPLSEFAELGQIPSGEVEEKTLPVFDNHRVAKRFSNIRTQRVIKVPDSRILQKAAPYLQAKGITRLLIDGQVYAL from the coding sequence ATGAGCAGACTGACTGATACAGATAAGACCAAGATTATTGACTCGTACCGCAATACTGGAGAAACCACCCTAACTCTGGCTGAGCAGTATGGTGTTAGTAATACAACGATAAGCCGTATTTTGAAGAGCAGCTTATCGGCTGAAGAGTATGAAAGTCTGATTCAGCAAAAACGCAGCGCATCACGGGGTGGAGCAAAAACGGCAACCATTGAAACTCCCGCTGTCCAAGGAAATCTACTCGAAACTCCTAAGCCAGAACCCCCGAAAATTGAAGAACCCGTTGTTTCCTCGAAGCCTGAACCGCCTCGTCGTGTGAGAAAGCGATCGAGTGCAGTCGAAGAAGCGCCTCCCGTTGAGGAAGTTGCTCAGGTTGTTGAAGCGATCGCAGAAGATTTCAAACCGACTCCAAGCGAAATGCTTGACGAAGATGACGAGGATGATCTTGATGATGATCTCGATGATCTCGACAGCTTGGATGAAGACGATGACGACGACGAACCTGCAATCTTGCCCTCGATTCAATTGAGTGCAGCGGAGTTTATTCGAGTGTTACCGATCGCAGAAGCCGCGATTCCGAGAACGTGTTACTTGGTTGTTGATCGATCGGCGGAATTAGTTGCACGTCCCTTGAGCGAGTTTGCCGAACTGGGTCAGATCCCGTCTGGAGAAGTCGAAGAAAAAACGCTTCCGGTGTTCGATAATCACCGAGTTGCGAAGCGTTTTTCAAATATCCGGACTCAGCGCGTGATCAAAGTGCCTGATAGCCGAATTTTGCAAAAAGCAGCACCTTACCTACAAGCAAAAGGAATCACACGTTTGTTGATTGATGGGCAGGTTTACGCACTCTAA
- a CDS encoding alkaline phosphatase-like protein (similar to AA sequence:cyanobase_aa:LBDG_26480) translates to MSAALTEWIISTMNSLGYLGIGFLMFMENLFPPIPSELIMPLAGFTVAKNPGEMNFQYAVLAGVIGTVLGTLLWYYGGLFIGEKRIRELADRYGKWIGVTGNDIDKVDRWFHRHGTKAVLFGRLVPGIRTLISLPAGISGMRLMPFLVYSTIGTTIWTFALTFAGYQLGKANLDYRLVDEYLAPVSKIVLGALAIAFIVWLIRHRKNS, encoded by the coding sequence ATGAGTGCAGCATTGACGGAATGGATTATCAGTACAATGAATTCTCTTGGCTACCTGGGAATCGGGTTTCTGATGTTTATGGAGAATTTGTTTCCGCCGATTCCGTCAGAGTTGATTATGCCGCTGGCAGGATTTACGGTGGCAAAAAATCCGGGAGAGATGAATTTTCAGTACGCGGTTTTGGCAGGTGTAATTGGAACGGTTTTGGGAACGCTGCTGTGGTACTACGGCGGGCTGTTCATCGGGGAAAAGCGGATTCGGGAACTTGCCGATCGATACGGAAAATGGATCGGCGTGACCGGAAATGATATTGATAAAGTCGATCGCTGGTTTCATCGACATGGTACGAAAGCCGTCTTGTTTGGGCGTTTGGTTCCAGGAATTCGGACGCTGATTTCGCTGCCTGCGGGGATTAGTGGAATGCGCCTGATGCCGTTTTTGGTGTATTCGACGATCGGAACCACAATTTGGACGTTCGCGCTCACGTTCGCGGGATATCAGTTGGGCAAAGCGAATCTAGATTATCGGTTAGTCGATGAGTATTTGGCTCCGGTTTCTAAAATCGTGCTGGGTGCGTTAGCGATCGCATTCATCGTCTGGTTGATTCGACACCGTAAGAATTCATAA
- a CDS encoding hypothetical protein (hypothetical protein MC7420_4385;~similar to AA sequence:cyanobase_aa:LBDG_45550) has product MPDNAPDPNSERLPFEPGRKKAKSPAKPAPEPVKTPAKEAKPAFIEKRPKPSAKRPAAQPPRSRESLAVPDVVSKRMARRMAFFCGVPTTLGIATFVVSYFLVTKGIYKLPNVAVVLVSMLFFGLGVVGLSYGLLSASWDEDRVGGLVGAEEFSTNLGRLVSAWKEARQQKQTKGEN; this is encoded by the coding sequence ATGCCTGACAACGCCCCTGATCCCAACTCAGAGCGACTCCCCTTCGAGCCAGGACGCAAAAAAGCGAAATCTCCCGCAAAACCCGCGCCCGAACCCGTCAAAACACCCGCAAAAGAAGCTAAGCCCGCTTTTATCGAGAAGCGCCCCAAACCGTCTGCAAAAAGACCAGCGGCGCAACCCCCTCGATCGCGTGAATCTCTCGCTGTTCCCGATGTGGTTAGCAAGCGAATGGCACGACGCATGGCTTTCTTTTGTGGAGTTCCAACGACTTTGGGCATCGCTACATTTGTGGTGAGCTATTTCCTCGTCACGAAGGGCATCTACAAACTGCCAAATGTCGCAGTGGTGCTCGTGAGTATGCTCTTTTTTGGATTAGGGGTCGTCGGCTTATCTTATGGATTGCTCTCAGCCTCATGGGACGAAGATCGCGTCGGTGGATTAGTCGGAGCCGAAGAATTCTCTACGAATCTTGGACGACTGGTTTCTGCCTGGAAAGAAGCCCGTCAGCAAAAGCAGACCAAAGGCGAAAATTGA
- a CDS encoding ABC transporter, ATP-binding protein (similar to AA sequence:cyanobase_aa:LBDG_26470): MCAVIFAVTWPVLAFFAEKMARFIGEGRIAAIAETAVYVILIWGAQKLAQYGQETLIAKAALSIAMELRNRTFAHIQRLSLAYFETVKTGDLSYRLTEDVDRIGEVVQKLFSQFVPNLLKLFAMLGTMLYFNWQLTLATFIVAPLLAFLTAWFGEKMRKLSYRSQSRISDVSALLIELLSGVRLVRAFAAEEYAIEQFRRGSERNRQARYAAERLRAIQYPVQGFLDAVGIVVLLLVGTWQISQGNLTPSEFIGFVTAVAMLFEPISTVTLNYNEFKQGEASVDRVFELLQIRPSIVESPNAQELRPVTGRIEFENVSFAYRPDRPVLQDLNLRVLPGEMVALVGASGAGKTTLVNLIPRFYDPQQGDIWIDGINIRDVTLKSLRHQIGIVPQETTLFTGTIAQNIAFGQLDFDLKAVQAAAKIANAHQFISQFPDGYETWVGERGVNLSGGQRQRLAIARAVLLNPRILILDEATSALDSESEALVQEALERIMQGRTVFIIAHRLATVRRVDRILVMEKGRVVEAGTHHELIAEGGRYARFYAQQFS, encoded by the coding sequence ATGTGTGCGGTGATATTTGCGGTTACATGGCCCGTTCTCGCATTTTTTGCTGAGAAAATGGCGCGGTTTATCGGTGAAGGGCGAATTGCCGCGATCGCAGAAACGGCAGTCTATGTGATTCTGATTTGGGGCGCACAGAAACTCGCGCAGTATGGACAAGAAACGCTGATTGCAAAGGCGGCACTGTCGATTGCAATGGAATTGAGAAATCGCACGTTTGCTCATATTCAGCGATTGAGTTTGGCGTATTTTGAAACGGTGAAGACGGGGGATTTATCGTATCGGCTGACGGAAGATGTCGATCGAATTGGCGAAGTCGTTCAAAAGCTGTTTAGTCAATTTGTGCCGAACCTGCTGAAACTGTTTGCGATGTTGGGCACGATGCTCTACTTTAACTGGCAGTTGACGTTAGCGACTTTTATTGTGGCTCCGCTATTGGCATTTTTGACCGCTTGGTTTGGGGAAAAGATGCGAAAGCTGTCTTACCGCAGTCAGAGCCGGATTTCGGATGTGTCCGCGCTGCTGATTGAACTGTTAAGTGGCGTGAGATTGGTGCGGGCGTTTGCAGCGGAAGAGTATGCGATCGAACAATTCCGTCGAGGCTCAGAACGCAATCGTCAAGCGAGATATGCGGCAGAACGCCTGAGAGCCATTCAATACCCGGTTCAAGGATTTTTAGATGCGGTCGGAATCGTTGTGCTTTTACTGGTTGGAACTTGGCAGATTTCTCAAGGAAACTTGACTCCAAGTGAATTTATTGGGTTCGTGACGGCGGTGGCGATGTTGTTTGAGCCGATTAGTACCGTGACGCTGAACTATAACGAGTTTAAGCAAGGAGAAGCTTCGGTCGATCGGGTGTTTGAACTGTTGCAGATTCGACCGTCGATCGTAGAAAGTCCAAATGCTCAGGAGTTACGACCCGTCACAGGCAGAATCGAGTTTGAGAATGTGAGTTTTGCTTACAGACCTGATCGACCTGTTTTACAAGATTTGAATCTGCGAGTGTTGCCAGGTGAAATGGTTGCTTTAGTAGGCGCATCTGGAGCGGGAAAAACAACTTTAGTAAATTTGATTCCACGCTTTTATGATCCGCAGCAGGGCGATATTTGGATTGATGGCATCAATATTCGAGATGTAACTTTGAAGAGTCTGCGGCATCAGATCGGGATTGTGCCACAGGAGACAACTTTGTTCACAGGTACGATCGCACAAAATATCGCGTTTGGACAGCTTGATTTTGATCTAAAAGCGGTGCAGGCAGCAGCGAAAATTGCCAATGCTCATCAGTTTATTAGCCAGTTTCCCGATGGATACGAGACTTGGGTTGGGGAACGGGGCGTGAATTTGTCTGGAGGACAGCGGCAGAGATTAGCGATCGCACGTGCGGTTCTTCTAAACCCAAGAATTTTGATTCTCGATGAAGCGACTTCTGCACTAGATTCGGAGTCGGAAGCGCTTGTACAGGAAGCTTTAGAGCGGATTATGCAGGGGAGAACGGTGTTTATTATCGCGCATCGGTTGGCGACGGTGAGACGAGTCGATCGAATTTTGGTAATGGAAAAAGGGCGCGTGGTTGAGGCGGGAACCCATCACGAACTAATTGCTGAGGGTGGGCGGTATGCTCGGTTTTATGCTCAGCAGTTTAGTTAA
- a CDS encoding hypothetical protein (hypothetical protein MC7420_1650;~similar to AA sequence:cyanobase_aa:LBDG_42650) produces MFILKRQDVEISSIQHPKRDQKVPILSYQGQNFRLIQVFNAGQEEEARSFWRDLTDNQGKACVLLEEPERYSIWGKVRLDQLGIEVPAQEGGAMSAVFTQACLLMLQAMYIDIEDLMGTKQAASFERDLTGIFQQWRFPQTDSPTAVKQLLTVNPLNSLQTPTWQESLLNVLLQELHRLGKAYFGKSAFVGRILDALQDLPQGERTRFLEWLNHSPTGKLWS; encoded by the coding sequence ATGTTCATTCTGAAACGGCAGGATGTTGAAATCAGCAGCATTCAGCACCCTAAACGCGACCAAAAAGTTCCAATCCTGTCCTATCAAGGGCAGAATTTTCGATTAATCCAAGTCTTCAATGCGGGACAGGAAGAGGAAGCGCGATCGTTCTGGCGCGACTTGACCGATAACCAGGGAAAAGCCTGCGTCCTCCTCGAAGAACCGGAGCGCTACAGCATTTGGGGCAAGGTGCGACTGGATCAATTAGGAATTGAAGTGCCCGCTCAAGAGGGTGGAGCCATGTCTGCGGTGTTTACTCAAGCTTGTTTACTGATGCTGCAAGCGATGTACATTGACATCGAAGATTTGATGGGCACAAAACAGGCAGCATCCTTTGAGCGAGATTTAACGGGCATCTTTCAGCAGTGGCGGTTTCCTCAGACGGATTCGCCCACTGCGGTGAAACAACTCCTCACCGTGAATCCGCTCAACAGTCTGCAAACTCCCACTTGGCAAGAAAGTTTACTCAATGTGTTACTTCAAGAGCTTCATCGGCTCGGTAAGGCATATTTTGGCAAATCCGCGTTTGTGGGTCGTATCCTTGATGCGCTCCAAGATTTGCCTCAAGGTGAGCGCACTCGTTTTCTCGAATGGCTCAATCACTCTCCAACTGGAAAACTTTGGTCTTAA
- a CDS encoding hypothetical protein (similar to AA sequence:cyanobase_aa:Npun_F4627), whose product MNFDAAHLGEWIKHVGPIVGHLVIWAIVFAESGLFVGFFLPGDSLLFTAGFLASAHILSLPILALGCFVSAVLGDSIGYWTGNRFGRKLFQKEDSWLFHKKHIVSAQGFYDKHGRKAIVLARFVPIVRTFAPIVAGIAAMNYRTFFSFNVVGGLMWTFGLTTLGYSLGALIPDVDRYLLPIVLVIIVVSLLPSIFHIYQEHKSNRP is encoded by the coding sequence ATGAATTTTGATGCAGCGCATTTGGGCGAGTGGATCAAGCACGTTGGACCGATCGTGGGTCACTTGGTGATTTGGGCGATCGTATTTGCGGAATCGGGCTTATTCGTCGGATTTTTCCTTCCAGGCGATAGTTTGCTCTTCACAGCGGGATTTCTCGCCTCGGCTCATATTCTGAGTTTGCCCATTTTGGCGCTTGGGTGCTTTGTTTCAGCCGTATTGGGAGATAGTATCGGCTATTGGACGGGGAACAGATTCGGGCGAAAACTCTTCCAGAAAGAAGACTCCTGGCTGTTTCACAAGAAGCATATTGTGTCGGCTCAGGGGTTTTACGATAAACACGGACGAAAAGCGATCGTACTGGCAAGATTTGTCCCGATCGTGCGAACGTTTGCCCCGATCGTTGCCGGAATTGCGGCGATGAACTATCGGACGTTCTTTTCGTTTAATGTGGTTGGGGGGTTGATGTGGACGTTTGGATTAACGACTTTGGGATATTCTCTCGGTGCGCTGATTCCAGATGTCGATCGATACCTTTTACCGATCGTGCTCGTTATTATTGTGGTTTCGCTCTTGCCCTCGATTTTTCACATCTACCAGGAACATAAGTCCAACAGACCTTGA
- a CDS encoding hypothetical protein (similar to AA sequence:cyanobase_aa:LBDG_11620) — MTTLLIQTEQIPLTVSFPALVQMTDEQFYEFCQANRELRIERTAKGEVIIMPPAFSDTGNRNVKISQQVANWADQDGTGEAFDSSAGFTLPNGATRSPDTSWIRLERWNTLTDEQKASFAPICPDFVIELRSSSDTLTGLQTKMQEYIDNGAILGFLIDPCGICEAARKNRTVHVYRPGRDSEILENPETVSGDPELPGFVLRMAKIW, encoded by the coding sequence ATGACGACATTACTGATTCAAACTGAGCAAATTCCTTTAACGGTTAGCTTTCCAGCATTGGTTCAAATGACCGATGAACAATTTTATGAGTTCTGCCAAGCCAATCGAGAGTTACGCATTGAGCGGACGGCGAAAGGAGAAGTAATTATTATGCCGCCTGCTTTTTCGGATACGGGAAATCGGAATGTGAAAATCAGTCAACAAGTTGCGAATTGGGCTGATCAAGATGGAACAGGCGAAGCATTTGATTCGAGTGCTGGATTTACCTTGCCGAATGGAGCAACACGATCGCCAGACACTTCCTGGATTCGCTTAGAGCGGTGGAATACTTTAACCGATGAACAGAAAGCTTCATTCGCGCCGATTTGTCCTGATTTTGTGATCGAGTTGAGATCGTCAAGCGATACCCTGACAGGACTGCAAACCAAAATGCAGGAATATATCGACAATGGAGCGATTTTAGGGTTTTTGATCGACCCTTGCGGTATCTGCGAAGCAGCGCGCAAAAATCGCACGGTTCACGTTTACCGTCCAGGTCGCGACTCTGAAATTCTCGAAAATCCTGAAACAGTCAGCGGTGATCCAGAATTGCCAGGATTTGTATTACGAATGGCGAAAATTTGGTAA
- a CDS encoding ribose-phosphate pyrophosphokinase (similar to AA sequence:cyanobase_aa:LBDG_42690) — protein MIRSATLSPPSTLPSIPDNNRLRLLSGTANVPLSQEIARYLGMDLSPMVQKHFADGELYVQIQESIRGCDVYLIQPTCRPVNDNLMELLIMIDACRRASARQVTAVLPYYGYARADRKTAGRESITAKLAANLITQAGANRILAMDLHAAQIQGYFDIPMDHVYGSPTVVDYIASKQLEDLVVVSPDVGGVARARALAKRLNDAPLAIIDKRRQAHNVAEVMNVIGDVRGKTAVLVDDMIDTAGTILEGAKILRKEGARQVYACATHAVFSPPAIERLSSGYLEEVIVTNTIPIPEEHRFPQLKILSVASVIGETIWRIHEDNSVSSLFR, from the coding sequence GTGATCCGTTCTGCAACACTATCTCCTCCCTCTACTCTGCCGTCGATTCCTGATAACAATCGTCTGCGCCTCTTGTCTGGTACGGCAAACGTACCCCTCTCCCAAGAGATCGCCCGATATCTAGGAATGGATCTGAGTCCAATGGTGCAAAAGCACTTTGCGGATGGCGAGCTTTATGTCCAGATTCAAGAGTCGATTCGCGGCTGTGATGTTTATCTGATTCAGCCCACTTGCCGACCTGTGAATGATAATTTGATGGAACTGCTGATTATGATCGATGCGTGTCGAAGGGCATCCGCTCGACAAGTGACGGCAGTTTTACCGTATTACGGGTATGCAAGAGCCGATCGCAAAACGGCTGGACGGGAATCGATTACGGCAAAACTCGCCGCGAATCTAATCACTCAGGCGGGAGCCAATCGAATTCTGGCGATGGATTTACACGCTGCTCAGATTCAAGGCTATTTCGATATTCCGATGGATCATGTGTATGGTTCTCCAACGGTGGTCGATTATATTGCCAGCAAACAGCTTGAAGATTTGGTGGTGGTTTCGCCGGATGTGGGCGGAGTCGCACGAGCCAGAGCTTTAGCGAAACGTCTAAATGATGCGCCTTTGGCAATTATCGATAAGCGGCGACAGGCTCACAACGTTGCAGAAGTGATGAATGTGATCGGCGATGTCCGAGGTAAAACGGCGGTTCTAGTCGATGACATGATCGATACGGCTGGAACGATTCTAGAAGGAGCAAAGATTCTCCGGAAAGAGGGAGCGCGTCAAGTCTATGCCTGTGCGACTCATGCCGTATTTTCTCCACCTGCGATCGAACGATTGTCCAGTGGCTATCTCGAAGAAGTGATCGTGACCAATACGATTCCAATTCCCGAAGAGCACCGATTCCCGCAGTTGAAAATTCTCTCAGTTGCGAGTGTGATTGGGGAAACGATTTGGCGAATTCACGAAGATAACTCGGTGAGTAGCCTGTTCCGATAA
- a CDS encoding hypothetical protein (hypothetical protein Aazo_1766;~similar to AA sequence:cyanobase_aa:LBDG_42680) translates to MRSFATLITACIVAVWMGAIALIAIQNAAPITLRFLAFQTIELPFGLVIAFSVMLGIVGTAIVQPLLGFLPGQGDDV, encoded by the coding sequence ATGAGAAGTTTTGCCACTTTAATTACTGCTTGCATTGTTGCCGTTTGGATGGGTGCGATCGCATTAATCGCCATCCAAAACGCGGCTCCAATCACGCTGAGATTTCTAGCCTTTCAAACGATCGAACTGCCGTTTGGTCTAGTAATTGCTTTCAGCGTCATGCTCGGAATTGTGGGAACTGCGATCGTACAGCCCCTTCTCGGATTTTTACCGGGTCAGGGCGACGATGTTTAG